Proteins encoded by one window of Enterobacter pseudoroggenkampii:
- the nadA gene encoding quinolinate synthase NadA, protein MSVMFDPEAAIYPFPPKPVPLSQDEKQFYREKIKRLLKERDAVMVAHYYTDPEIQQLAEETGGCISDSLEMARFGARHPASTLLVAGVRFMGETAKILSPEKTILMPTLNAECSLDLGCPIDEFTAFCDAHPDRTVVVYANTSAAVKARADWVVTSSIAVELIEHLDSLGEKIIWAPDRHLGNYVQKQTGADVLCWQGACIVHDEFKTQALARMKALYPDAAILVHPESPQSIVDMADAVGSTSQLINAARTLPHKQLIVATDRGIFYKMQQAVPEKELLEAPTAGEGATCRSCAHCPWMAMNGLKAIAEGLETGGAAHEIHVDAALREGALIPLNRMLDFAATLRT, encoded by the coding sequence ATGAGTGTGATGTTTGATCCTGAAGCCGCAATCTATCCGTTTCCGCCAAAGCCTGTCCCGCTGAGCCAGGATGAAAAGCAATTCTACCGCGAGAAGATCAAACGTCTTCTTAAAGAGCGCGATGCGGTAATGGTGGCCCATTACTACACCGACCCGGAAATTCAGCAGCTGGCTGAAGAGACCGGAGGCTGCATTTCTGACTCACTGGAGATGGCACGCTTCGGTGCACGACACCCCGCTTCCACGCTACTGGTTGCTGGCGTGCGTTTTATGGGCGAAACGGCAAAGATCCTGAGCCCTGAAAAAACCATTCTGATGCCCACGCTTAACGCGGAGTGTTCGCTGGATCTGGGCTGTCCGATTGACGAATTCACGGCCTTCTGTGACGCCCACCCTGATCGGACCGTGGTGGTTTACGCCAACACCTCTGCGGCGGTAAAAGCGCGGGCCGACTGGGTAGTCACGTCGAGCATCGCCGTTGAGCTGATTGAACATCTGGACAGCCTGGGAGAGAAAATTATCTGGGCGCCAGATCGTCATCTTGGAAATTATGTCCAGAAGCAGACGGGGGCTGACGTTCTCTGCTGGCAGGGCGCCTGCATCGTGCATGATGAATTCAAAACCCAGGCGCTGGCGCGCATGAAGGCACTTTATCCTGACGCCGCCATTCTTGTTCACCCTGAGTCACCGCAGTCAATTGTCGACATGGCGGATGCCGTGGGCTCAACCAGCCAGCTTATCAACGCGGCAAGGACGTTGCCTCACAAGCAGCTCATCGTGGCGACCGATCGCGGTATCTTCTATAAGATGCAGCAGGCCGTGCCGGAGAAAGAGCTCCTTGAAGCGCCAACGGCGGGTGAGGGCGCAACGTGTCGCAGCTGTGCCCATTGCCCGTGGATGGCGATGAACGGCCTGAAGGCCATTGCCGAAGGGCTCGAGACAGGCGGTGCAGCACATGAAATCCATGTGGATGCCGCTCTGCGTGAAGGGGCGTTGATTCCGCTTAACCGCATGCTGGATTTTGCGGCTACACTACGTACTTAA
- the ybgC gene encoding tol-pal system-associated acyl-CoA thioesterase, translated as MNTTLFRWPVRVYYEDTDAGGVVYHASYVAFYERARTEMLRHHHFSQQVLLAERVAFVVRKMTLEYFAPARLDDMLEVQTEITSMRGTSLVFTQRIVNAENTVLNSAEVLIVCVDPTIMKPRALPKSIVAEFKQ; from the coding sequence GTGAATACAACGCTGTTTCGATGGCCGGTTCGTGTCTATTACGAAGATACCGATGCCGGTGGTGTGGTTTACCACGCCAGCTACGTTGCTTTTTATGAACGGGCACGCACAGAGATGCTGCGCCATCATCACTTTAGTCAACAGGTACTGTTGGCTGAGCGAGTTGCCTTCGTGGTTCGCAAGATGACGCTTGAGTATTTTGCGCCTGCCAGACTCGACGATATGCTCGAAGTCCAAACTGAAATTACATCAATGCGCGGGACCTCACTGGTTTTCACGCAGCGGATAGTCAACGCAGAGAATACCGTACTGAACTCAGCTGAAGTACTGATTGTTTGTGTTGATCCAACCATAATGAAGCCTCGTGCGCTTCCTAAGTCTATTGTCGCGGAGTTTAAGCAGTGA
- the cpoB gene encoding cell division protein CpoB, with amino-acid sequence MSSNFRHHLLSLSLLVGIAAPWAAFAQAPISSVGSGSVEDRVTQLERISNAHSQLLTQLQQQLSDNQNDIDALRGQIQESQYQLNQVVERQKQILLQMDSLSSGSAAQAQPAAGDQSGAATSAPAADASASTGAPVQSGDANTDYNAAIALVQDQSRQDDALAAFQNFVKKYPDSTYQPNANYWLGQLNYNKGKKDDAAFYFASVVKNYPKSPKAPDAMYKVGVIMQDKGDTAKAKAVYQQVVSKFPGTEGAKQAQKRLNSMG; translated from the coding sequence ATGAGCAGTAACTTCAGACATCATCTGTTGAGTCTGTCGTTACTGGTTGGAATAGCGGCCCCCTGGGCCGCTTTTGCTCAGGCACCAATCAGTAGTGTCGGCTCAGGCTCGGTAGAAGACCGGGTCACTCAACTCGAGCGTATTTCTAACGCTCACAGCCAGCTTTTAACCCAACTCCAGCAACAGCTCTCCGATAACCAGAATGATATTGACGCTCTCCGCGGTCAGATTCAGGAAAGCCAGTATCAGCTTAACCAGGTTGTGGAACGTCAGAAGCAGATTTTGCTGCAGATGGATAGCCTGAGCAGTGGTAGTGCAGCACAAGCACAGCCAGCCGCGGGCGATCAGAGCGGTGCAGCGACATCAGCTCCGGCTGCGGATGCTTCTGCTTCAACAGGTGCGCCTGTACAGAGCGGTGACGCGAATACGGACTACAACGCGGCCATTGCCCTGGTGCAGGATCAATCTCGTCAGGATGACGCGCTTGCTGCGTTTCAGAACTTTGTTAAGAAATACCCTGATTCCACTTATCAGCCAAATGCGAATTACTGGCTCGGTCAGCTGAATTACAACAAGGGTAAAAAGGACGATGCGGCGTTTTATTTTGCCTCCGTGGTAAAAAACTACCCGAAATCGCCAAAAGCGCCTGATGCGATGTACAAAGTGGGCGTCATCATGCAGGACAAAGGCGACACTGCGAAAGCCAAAGCGGTTTATCAGCAGGTGGTCTCTAAATTCCCGGGTACCGAAGGTGCTAAGCAGGCGCAAAAACGTCTGAATTCGATGGGATGA
- the ybgE gene encoding cyd operon protein YbgE, with the protein MNIIAKLYAVMDKRPLRALSLVMALLLAGCIFWDPSRFAAKTSELEIWHGFLIMWAVCAGVIHGVGFRPKAVHWQGIFCPLIADLVLLAGLIFFFF; encoded by the coding sequence ATGAATATTATCGCGAAACTTTACGCGGTAATGGACAAGCGCCCGTTACGGGCGCTTTCTTTAGTGATGGCATTACTGCTGGCAGGTTGTATCTTCTGGGACCCTTCGCGCTTTGCAGCGAAAACCAGCGAGCTTGAAATCTGGCACGGCTTCCTCATTATGTGGGCGGTGTGTGCAGGTGTGATCCACGGCGTGGGCTTTCGTCCGAAAGCCGTTCACTGGCAGGGAATTTTTTGCCCGCTGATTGCCGATCTGGTGCTTCTCGCCGGTTTGATTTTCTTCTTCTTCTGA
- the tolA gene encoding cell envelope integrity protein TolA, producing MSKATEQNDKLKRAIIVSAVLHVILFAALIWSSFDEHIDASAGGGGGSSIDAVMVDPGAVVQNYNREQQQKASAKRAEEQREKQSQQQAEELREKQAAEQERLKQLEKERLQAQEAAKEQAEQQKQAEEAAKKAQEQQKQAEEAAAKAAADAKAQADAQAKLAAEAAKKAAADAQKKAEAEAAKKAAADAQKKAEAEAAKKAAADAQKKAEAEAAKKAAADAQKKAEAEAAKKAAQDAEKKAAAEAAKKAAAAEKAAAEKATAAEKAAADKKAAAEKAAADKKAAAEKAAAKKAAAAEKAAAAAGVDDLLGDLSSGKNAPKTGGGAKGNNAAPTGSGNTKSNGATGAEINGYAAQIKSAIESRFYDASSYTGKTCTLRIKLAPDGMLLDIKSEGGDPALCTAALAAARQAKMPKPPSQAVYEVFKNAPLDFKP from the coding sequence GTGTCAAAGGCAACCGAACAGAACGACAAGCTTAAGCGAGCGATAATCGTCTCCGCAGTGCTGCACGTTATTCTCTTTGCAGCGCTGATCTGGAGTTCGTTCGACGAGCATATTGATGCATCAGCCGGCGGCGGTGGAGGCTCTTCCATTGACGCCGTGATGGTGGATCCCGGTGCGGTAGTACAGAACTATAATCGCGAACAACAGCAGAAGGCGAGTGCCAAACGGGCTGAAGAGCAGCGTGAAAAACAGTCGCAACAGCAGGCGGAAGAGCTGCGTGAAAAGCAGGCCGCAGAGCAGGAACGTCTGAAGCAGCTTGAGAAAGAACGTTTGCAGGCGCAGGAAGCTGCGAAAGAGCAGGCGGAACAGCAGAAACAAGCCGAAGAGGCCGCGAAGAAAGCACAGGAACAGCAAAAGCAGGCGGAAGAGGCGGCAGCAAAAGCCGCAGCGGACGCGAAAGCACAGGCTGATGCCCAGGCAAAATTAGCGGCAGAAGCGGCGAAGAAAGCCGCGGCTGATGCTCAGAAGAAAGCTGAAGCGGAAGCGGCGAAGAAAGCTGCTGCAGATGCTCAGAAGAAAGCTGAAGCGGAAGCCGCGAAGAAAGCCGCTGCTGATGCTCAGAAGAAAGCCGAAGCGGAAGCGGCGAAGAAAGCCGCTGCTGATGCTCAGAAGAAAGCTGAAGCGGAAGCCGCGAAGAAAGCCGCTCAGGACGCAGAGAAGAAAGCTGCTGCCGAGGCCGCTAAGAAAGCGGCTGCTGCTGAGAAAGCGGCAGCAGAAAAAGCAACTGCCGCGGAAAAAGCCGCTGCTGATAAAAAAGCTGCAGCTGAGAAGGCCGCTGCCGATAAGAAAGCCGCAGCTGAAAAAGCGGCTGCTAAAAAGGCTGCGGCAGCTGAAAAAGCCGCTGCCGCCGCAGGGGTTGACGATCTGCTGGGCGATTTGAGCTCCGGTAAGAATGCACCGAAAACGGGCGGTGGGGCGAAAGGAAACAACGCAGCGCCGACCGGAAGTGGTAACACTAAGAGTAACGGTGCGACCGGGGCTGAAATCAACGGTTATGCCGCGCAGATTAAATCCGCTATTGAAAGCCGATTCTATGATGCGTCTTCCTATACCGGTAAAACGTGTACGTTGCGTATAAAACTGGCTCCGGACGGCATGCTGCTGGATATCAAGTCGGAAGGTGGCGACCCGGCTTTATGTACTGCGGCCCTGGCTGCAGCGCGTCAGGCGAAGATGCCGAAACCGCCGTCTCAGGCAGTTTACGAAGTCTTCAAAAATGCGCCGCTGGACTTCAAACCTTAA
- the cydB gene encoding cytochrome d ubiquinol oxidase subunit II — protein MIDYEVLRFIWWLLIGVLLIGFAVTDGFDMGVGMLTRFLGRNDTERRIMINSIAPHWDGNQVWLITAGGALFAAWPMVYAAAFSGFYVAMILVLASLFFRPVGFDYRSKIEDTRWRNMWDWGIFIGSFVPPLVIGVAFGNLLQGVPFHLDEYMRLYYTGNFFQLLNPFGLLAGVVSVAMIITQGATYLQMRTVGELHLRSRVTAQVAALVTLVCFALAGVWVVYGIDGYVVTSAINHTAPSNPLTKEVARQAGAWLVNFNNTPALWAIPALGVLLPLLTVLTSRLEKGALAFVFSSLTLACIILTSGIAMFPFVMPSSTMLNASLTMWDATSSHMTLNLMTYVACVFVPIVLAYTIWCYWKMFGRITKEHIESNTHSMY, from the coding sequence ATGATCGATTATGAAGTATTGCGTTTTATCTGGTGGCTGTTGATCGGCGTTCTGCTGATCGGTTTCGCCGTCACGGATGGTTTCGACATGGGGGTGGGGATGCTCACCCGTTTCCTCGGTCGTAATGACACCGAGCGTCGAATCATGATCAACTCCATCGCCCCACACTGGGACGGTAACCAGGTGTGGCTGATCACCGCAGGCGGCGCGCTGTTCGCTGCCTGGCCGATGGTCTACGCGGCTGCGTTCTCCGGCTTCTACGTGGCGATGATTCTGGTGCTGGCTTCTTTATTCTTCCGTCCGGTCGGTTTCGACTACCGTTCCAAGATTGAAGACACCCGCTGGCGCAACATGTGGGACTGGGGCATCTTCATCGGTAGCTTCGTTCCACCGCTGGTCATCGGCGTGGCGTTCGGTAACCTGCTGCAGGGCGTGCCGTTCCACCTGGACGAGTACATGCGTCTCTACTACACCGGTAACTTCTTCCAGCTGCTGAATCCGTTTGGTCTGCTGGCCGGCGTAGTGAGCGTGGCGATGATCATCACTCAGGGCGCAACCTACCTGCAGATGCGTACGGTTGGTGAACTGCACCTGCGTTCTCGCGTGACGGCTCAGGTCGCTGCGCTGGTCACGCTGGTCTGCTTCGCACTGGCTGGTGTGTGGGTGGTGTACGGCATTGATGGCTACGTGGTGACGTCTGCGATTAACCATACTGCGCCGTCTAATCCGCTGACCAAAGAAGTGGCGCGTCAGGCAGGTGCATGGCTGGTGAACTTTAACAATACCCCTGCGCTGTGGGCTATTCCGGCTCTGGGCGTATTGCTGCCGCTGCTGACCGTGTTGACGTCCCGTCTGGAGAAAGGCGCTCTGGCGTTCGTGTTCTCATCACTGACCCTGGCGTGCATCATCCTGACATCGGGTATTGCGATGTTCCCATTCGTCATGCCATCCAGCACCATGCTGAATGCTAGCCTGACCATGTGGGATGCAACGTCCAGCCATATGACGCTGAACCTGATGACATATGTTGCTTGCGTATTCGTTCCGATTGTTCTGGCCTACACCATCTGGTGTTACTGGAAAATGTTCGGTCGCATCACGAAAGAACATATCGAAAGCAACACCCACTCTATGTACTAA
- the pal gene encoding peptidoglycan-associated lipoprotein Pal, whose product MQLNKVLKGLMIALPVMAIAACSSNKNASNDQSGEGMMGAGTGMDANGNGNMSSEEQARLQMQQLQQNNIVYFDLDKYDIRSDFAAMLDAHANFLRSNPSYKVTVEGHADERGTPEYNISLGERRANAVKMYLQGKGVSADQISIVSYGKEKPAVLGHDEAAYSKNRRAVLVY is encoded by the coding sequence ATGCAACTGAACAAAGTGCTGAAGGGGCTGATGATCGCTCTGCCTGTAATGGCAATCGCAGCGTGTTCTTCTAACAAGAACGCAAGCAATGACCAGAGCGGCGAAGGCATGATGGGTGCCGGCACCGGTATGGACGCGAACGGCAATGGCAACATGTCTTCTGAAGAGCAAGCGCGTCTTCAGATGCAGCAGCTGCAGCAGAACAACATCGTTTACTTCGATCTGGATAAATACGACATCCGTTCTGACTTCGCTGCGATGCTGGATGCGCACGCTAACTTCCTGCGTAGCAACCCATCTTACAAAGTCACCGTAGAAGGTCACGCGGACGAACGTGGTACTCCAGAGTACAACATCTCCCTGGGTGAACGTCGTGCTAACGCTGTTAAAATGTACCTGCAGGGTAAAGGCGTTTCTGCTGACCAGATCTCCATCGTTTCTTACGGTAAAGAAAAACCTGCAGTACTGGGTCACGACGAAGCGGCTTACTCCAAAAACCGTCGTGCCGTACTGGTTTACTAA
- the tolQ gene encoding Tol-Pal system protein TolQ translates to MTDMNILDLFLKASLLVKLIMLILIGFSIASWAIIIQRTRILNAAGREAEAFEDKFWSGIELSRLYQESQGRRENLTGSEQIFYSGFKEFARLHRANNHAPEAVVEGASRAMRISMNRELENLETHIPFLGTVGSISPYIGLFGTVWGIMHAFIALGAVKQATLQMVAPGIAEALIATAIGLFAAIPAVMAYNRLNQRVNKLELNYDNFMEEFTAILHRQAFTSTESNKG, encoded by the coding sequence GTGACTGACATGAATATCCTTGATTTGTTCCTGAAGGCAAGCCTTCTGGTTAAACTTATCATGTTGATTTTGATTGGTTTTTCAATCGCATCCTGGGCCATCATCATCCAGAGAACGCGTATCCTCAATGCCGCTGGCCGTGAAGCTGAAGCGTTTGAAGATAAGTTCTGGTCGGGTATTGAGCTTTCTCGTCTGTATCAGGAAAGCCAGGGACGCCGTGAAAACCTTACAGGCTCCGAGCAAATTTTTTATAGCGGTTTCAAAGAGTTTGCCCGTCTGCATCGTGCAAACAATCATGCGCCGGAAGCGGTGGTGGAAGGTGCCTCGCGTGCGATGCGCATCTCTATGAACCGCGAGCTGGAAAACCTTGAAACGCATATTCCTTTCCTCGGCACTGTCGGTTCCATCAGCCCGTATATCGGCCTGTTTGGTACCGTGTGGGGGATCATGCACGCCTTTATCGCGCTGGGCGCGGTGAAGCAGGCGACGTTGCAGATGGTTGCACCGGGTATCGCTGAAGCACTGATTGCGACCGCTATCGGTCTGTTTGCGGCAATTCCGGCGGTTATGGCATACAACCGTCTGAACCAGCGTGTGAACAAACTGGAACTGAACTACGACAACTTTATGGAAGAGTTCACTGCGATTCTGCACCGTCAGGCGTTTACCAGCACCGAGAGCAACAAGGGGTAA
- the pnuC gene encoding nicotinamide riboside transporter PnuC gives MDFFSTHNILVHIPIGAGGYDLSWIEAVGTLAGLLCIWLASLEKISNYAFGLINVTLFAIIFFQIQLYASLLLQLFFFAANIYGWYAWSRQNSQQEAELQIRWLPLPKAIAWFVACVVAIGLMTVYINPVFAFLTRVAVSVMSGIGLNVTMPELQPDAFPFWDSCMMVLSIAAMILMTRKYVENWLLWVIINVISVAIFALQGVYAMSLEYLLLTFIALNGSRMWINSARERGSHALSS, from the coding sequence ATGGATTTTTTTAGCACACATAACATTCTGGTTCATATACCGATTGGTGCAGGTGGCTATGACCTGTCATGGATTGAGGCCGTTGGCACGCTGGCGGGTTTACTCTGTATCTGGCTGGCAAGCCTGGAGAAGATCAGCAACTATGCGTTCGGGCTGATTAACGTCACGCTGTTTGCGATTATCTTCTTCCAGATCCAGCTTTACGCCAGCCTGCTTTTACAGCTGTTCTTCTTCGCCGCCAATATCTACGGCTGGTACGCGTGGTCGCGTCAGAACAGCCAGCAGGAGGCAGAGCTGCAGATCCGCTGGCTGCCCTTGCCGAAAGCCATCGCCTGGTTTGTCGCCTGCGTGGTGGCCATTGGCTTAATGACCGTCTACATCAACCCGGTGTTTGCGTTCCTGACCCGCGTCGCCGTTTCGGTCATGTCTGGCATCGGCCTGAACGTGACGATGCCAGAGCTGCAGCCGGATGCTTTCCCGTTCTGGGATTCCTGCATGATGGTGCTGTCGATTGCGGCGATGATCCTGATGACCCGTAAATATGTTGAGAACTGGCTGCTGTGGGTCATCATCAACGTGATCAGCGTGGCGATCTTCGCCCTGCAGGGCGTCTATGCGATGTCGCTGGAATATCTGCTGCTGACCTTCATTGCGCTGAACGGCAGCCGGATGTGGATTAACAGCGCGCGTGAGCGAGGCTCTCACGCGCTTTCCAGCTAG
- the cydX gene encoding cytochrome bd-I oxidase subunit CydX: protein MWYFAWILGTLLACAFGVITALALEHVEATKAGEEKH, encoded by the coding sequence ATGTGGTATTTCGCATGGATTTTAGGGACGCTTCTTGCCTGTGCATTTGGTGTCATCACTGCCCTGGCGCTTGAGCACGTAGAAGCGACCAAAGCGGGTGAAGAAAAACACTGA
- the cydA gene encoding cytochrome ubiquinol oxidase subunit I: MLDIVELSRLQFALTAMYHFLFVPLTLGMAFLLAIMETVYVLSGKQIYKDMTKFWGKLFGINFALGVATGLTMEFQFGTNWSYYSHYVGDIFGAPLAIEGLMAFFLESTFVGLFFFGWDRLGKVQHMAVTWLVALGSNLSALWILVANGWMQNPIASDFNFETMRMEMVSFAELVLNPVAQVKFVHTVASGYVCGAMFILGISSYYMLRGRDFAFAKRSFAIAASFGMAAILSVIVLGDESGYEMGDVQKTKLAAIEAEWETQPAPAAFTLFGIPDQDAQQNHFAIQIPYALGIIATRSVDKQVTGLKELMVQHEERIRNGMKAYSLLEQLRAGSTDQAVRDQFNNVKKDLGYGLLLKRYTPNVSDATEAQIQMATKDSIPRVAPLYFAFRIMVGCGIIMLLIIAASFWSVIRNRIGEKKWLLRTALYGIPLPWIAIESGWFVAEYGRQPWAIGEVLPTAVANSSLTAGDLIFSMLLICGLYTLFLVAELFLMFKFARLGPSSLKTGRYHYEQSTATTQPAR, translated from the coding sequence ATGTTAGATATAGTCGAACTGTCGCGCTTACAGTTTGCCTTGACCGCGATGTACCACTTCCTTTTTGTGCCACTGACGCTCGGTATGGCGTTCCTGCTGGCCATCATGGAAACGGTATACGTTCTCTCCGGCAAACAGATTTATAAAGATATGACCAAGTTCTGGGGCAAGTTGTTTGGTATCAACTTCGCACTGGGCGTGGCAACCGGTCTGACTATGGAGTTCCAGTTCGGGACTAACTGGTCTTACTATTCCCACTATGTAGGGGATATCTTCGGTGCGCCGCTGGCCATTGAAGGTCTGATGGCATTCTTCCTCGAATCCACCTTTGTAGGTCTGTTCTTCTTCGGTTGGGACCGTCTGGGTAAAGTCCAGCATATGGCGGTGACCTGGCTGGTGGCATTAGGTTCGAACCTGTCCGCGCTGTGGATCCTGGTGGCGAACGGCTGGATGCAGAACCCGATCGCGTCTGATTTCAACTTCGAAACCATGCGTATGGAGATGGTCAGCTTTGCCGAGCTGGTCCTGAACCCGGTTGCGCAGGTTAAATTCGTTCACACCGTCGCTTCTGGCTATGTGTGCGGCGCAATGTTTATCCTGGGTATCAGTTCTTACTACATGCTGCGCGGTCGTGACTTCGCGTTTGCTAAGCGCTCCTTTGCTATCGCGGCAAGCTTCGGTATGGCTGCAATCCTCTCTGTTATCGTTCTGGGTGATGAATCCGGTTACGAAATGGGTGACGTGCAGAAAACCAAACTGGCCGCCATCGAAGCCGAATGGGAAACCCAACCGGCGCCTGCGGCCTTTACGCTGTTCGGTATTCCGGATCAGGACGCGCAGCAAAACCACTTCGCGATTCAGATCCCTTACGCGCTGGGTATCATCGCCACCCGTTCTGTTGATAAGCAGGTGACGGGGCTGAAAGAGCTGATGGTTCAGCACGAAGAGCGTATCCGTAACGGTATGAAAGCCTACTCGCTGCTGGAACAGCTGCGTGCCGGTTCTACCGACCAGGCCGTTCGCGACCAGTTCAATAACGTGAAGAAAGATCTGGGTTACGGTCTGCTGCTGAAGCGCTATACCCCGAACGTGTCTGATGCGACAGAAGCACAGATCCAGATGGCAACCAAAGACTCGATTCCACGCGTTGCGCCTCTGTACTTCGCATTCCGTATCATGGTGGGCTGCGGCATCATCATGCTGCTGATCATTGCGGCGTCCTTCTGGTCCGTGATTCGCAACCGCATCGGCGAGAAAAAATGGCTGCTGCGCACTGCGCTGTACGGTATTCCACTGCCGTGGATCGCAATCGAATCCGGCTGGTTTGTGGCGGAGTATGGCCGTCAGCCATGGGCGATTGGTGAGGTACTGCCAACGGCGGTAGCGAACTCCTCCCTGACAGCGGGCGACCTGATCTTCTCCATGCTGCTGATTTGTGGTCTGTACACCCTGTTCCTGGTAGCTGAACTGTTCCTGATGTTCAAGTTCGCGCGCCTTGGCCCAAGCAGCCTGAAAACCGGTCGCTATCACTACGAGCAGTCCACTGCGACTACTCAGCCGGCACGCTAA
- the tolR gene encoding colicin uptake protein TolR, with protein sequence MARSRGRGRRELKSEINIVPLLDVLLVLLLIFMATAPIITQSVEVDLPDATESQAVSTNDDPPVIIEVSGVGQYSVVVEKDRMDQLPPEQVIAEAQRRLESNPKTVFLIGGAKDVPYDEIIKALNLLHSAGVKSVGLMTQPI encoded by the coding sequence ATGGCCAGATCGCGTGGACGAGGTCGTCGCGAGCTCAAGTCCGAAATCAATATCGTTCCACTGCTGGACGTCCTGTTGGTACTGCTGCTGATCTTCATGGCGACAGCGCCAATCATTACCCAGAGCGTGGAAGTGGATCTGCCGGATGCGACAGAATCACAGGCGGTGAGCACCAATGACGATCCTCCGGTTATCATTGAGGTTTCCGGCGTAGGGCAATACAGCGTCGTGGTAGAGAAAGATCGTATGGATCAGCTGCCGCCTGAGCAGGTGATTGCTGAAGCGCAGCGTCGCCTGGAGTCAAATCCGAAAACGGTCTTCTTAATCGGTGGCGCGAAAGACGTACCCTACGATGAAATTATTAAAGCGCTGAACTTGCTACATAGTGCGGGTGTTAAGTCAGTTGGCTTAATGACCCAACCTATTTGA
- the tolB gene encoding Tol-Pal system beta propeller repeat protein TolB: MKQALRVAFGFLMLWAAVLHAEVRIEITQGVDSARPIGVVPFQWAGPGAAPEDAGGIVAADLRNSGKFNPLDRSRLPQQPGSAQEVQPAAWSALGIDAVVVGQVTPNPDGSYNVAWQLVDTGGAPGTVLAQNSYKVTKQYLRYAAHAASDAVFEKLTGIKGAFRTRIAYVVQTNGGQFPYELRVSDYDGYNQFLVKRSSQPLMSPAWSPDGSKLAYVTFESGRSALVIQTLANGAVRQVASFPRHNGAPSFSPDGSKLAFALSKTGSLNLYVMDIGSGQIRQVTDGRSNNTEPSWFPDSQNLAFTSDQAGRPQIYKVNINGGAPQRITWEGSQNQNSDVSSDGKFMVMVSSNGGQQHIAKQDLVAGGVQVLSSTFLDETPSLAPNGTMVIYSSSQGMGSVLNLVSTDGRFKARIPATDGQVKSPAWSPYL; the protein is encoded by the coding sequence ATGAAGCAGGCATTACGTGTAGCATTTGGTTTTTTAATGCTGTGGGCAGCAGTACTGCACGCAGAAGTACGTATCGAGATCACCCAGGGGGTGGACTCGGCACGCCCAATCGGTGTTGTTCCGTTCCAGTGGGCCGGTCCTGGCGCTGCACCTGAAGATGCCGGTGGCATCGTGGCGGCTGACCTGCGTAACAGCGGTAAATTCAACCCGTTAGATCGTTCTCGTCTGCCTCAGCAGCCGGGTAGCGCGCAGGAAGTACAGCCTGCAGCATGGTCTGCACTGGGTATTGATGCCGTGGTTGTGGGTCAGGTTACGCCTAACCCGGACGGCTCTTACAACGTGGCCTGGCAGCTGGTGGATACCGGCGGTGCACCGGGTACCGTTCTGGCTCAGAACTCTTACAAGGTCACTAAGCAGTACCTGCGCTACGCGGCTCACGCTGCCAGCGATGCGGTATTCGAAAAACTGACCGGCATTAAAGGTGCGTTCCGTACCCGTATTGCTTATGTGGTGCAGACCAACGGTGGTCAGTTCCCGTATGAGCTGCGCGTATCTGACTACGACGGCTACAACCAGTTCCTGGTGAAACGTTCTTCGCAGCCGCTGATGTCTCCAGCCTGGTCTCCGGACGGTTCTAAACTGGCGTATGTCACCTTCGAAAGTGGCCGTTCAGCGCTGGTTATCCAGACGCTGGCAAACGGTGCTGTTCGTCAGGTAGCATCTTTCCCACGTCACAACGGTGCGCCTTCGTTCTCTCCGGACGGTTCTAAACTGGCGTTTGCGCTGTCAAAAACCGGTAGCCTGAACCTGTACGTGATGGACATTGGCTCTGGCCAGATCCGTCAGGTGACCGACGGTCGCAGCAACAACACCGAACCTTCATGGTTCCCGGACAGTCAAAACCTGGCGTTTACCTCTGACCAGGCTGGCCGTCCACAAATCTATAAAGTCAACATCAACGGCGGTGCTCCGCAGCGTATTACCTGGGAAGGTTCGCAGAACCAGAACTCAGACGTGAGCAGCGACGGTAAATTTATGGTAATGGTGAGCTCCAACGGTGGGCAGCAGCACATTGCCAAACAAGATCTGGTAGCGGGTGGCGTTCAAGTTCTGTCGTCAACGTTCCTGGATGAAACGCCAAGTCTGGCACCTAACGGCACGATGGTAATCTACAGCTCTTCTCAGGGGATGGGATCTGTGCTGAATCTGGTTTCTACAGATGGGCGTTTCAAAGCGCGTATTCCGGCAACTGATGGACAGGTAAAATCTCCTGCCTGGTCGCCGTATCTGTAA